ACGGGCGCAGCAGCGGGATCACCTGGCGGCTCCCCATGGCGTTGCCGGGCCGCAGCCGCGAGCCCAGCAGCAGCCCGCTGCGCCCGTCGAAAATCAGCACGGGGTGATACATGTAGCCGCCGTAGTGCTGATTGAAGAACGTGAAGGGCTGCTGGCCGTGGGTCGGATCCTCGGTGGAATCTACATCCAGGATGATCTCGTCGCGCGGACCGCGCGGTTCATAGCGACACAGCCATTCGGTGCCCTGCGTCTCCAGCAGCCGGATCGACTCCCACGCGACCCCGTTCTCCAAGCGCGACAGCGTCGGCTGCGACGCCAACGCGGTCAGGCCGCGCGCCGCCACCGTGCACAGCGTCGGATCGCGCCGCAGCGCCGTCGCGTCGTTGGCGTCCTCGTAGCCGGCGGCAATTTGATACAGCCGCTGACGCAGCAGCGTCAGCAATTCGTGCTCGGTGAACCGCGTGTCGCGCGGGTCGGCGATCAACGTCGGCAATGCTGCCGTCACCCCGACCCGCTCATCGAATTCCCGCAGCAGCACCAAGCCCGCATCACTGGTGATCTCACCCCCATCGAATGCCACCGCCAGCTTCGGTGCGAATTGGAATTGGAATCCCGATCCGCTACGACACTCTGTAGCCACCGCCGCTCCTCCTCTCTGCTTCGATCAAGAGTCTCGCAGCCCTTGTCTGTAGCAGATTTCAGAGGTGCACGGTGGCTTTCTACTTTAGTAACCGTGAATAATCCGGGCTAACAACCTGCCCTCAGCACGCCGCGCAACTCCGACACGTGCTCGTATCGCACGGCGCGGTCTGCCGCGCCGCGAACGCCTTGCGGCGCTCGACCCAGAGGTAGGACTTGGCGATGCGGTGGTCGATGAAGTCCCACGGCAACAGCTCGTCCTCGCCGTAGGCGCGGTGCACGTAGGCATCGGGGTGCGGGGCGCCGTCGAGGCCGTCGCGCTGCCAGGCGCGGATGACCCGCCACCAGTCGCCGTCGGCGGCGTGCGTCGCCTCGAGGAAGCGGGCGACGCGGCGATCGCCGCGCGACAGGATGGTCTGCAGATAGGCGGCGCGCGGCGATTCGATGTCGAGCGTCAGGTTGGGAATGCGCCGCGCCGCCTGACGCAGGCGTTGCCCCTTGCCGCGCAGGCTGGCGATCGACTCCATCGGATCCCACTGGAACGGCGTCCACGGCTTGGGGACGAAGGCGTTGAGTGAGATGGTGACGCTGCCGACGCGGCGCCGGCGGGCGCCGTCGGTGAGCCGGGCGCGGATGCGTTCGGCGAGCCCGGCGATGGCGAGCACGTCGTCCTCGCTCTCGGTGGGCAGGCCGATCATGAAGTAGAGCTTGAGCTGCTGGACGCCCTCGCCCGCCATCAGGTCGGCGGCGCGCAGGATGTCCGCTTCGCTGAGATTCTTGTTGATCACCCGGCGCATGCGCTCCGATCCGGCCTCGGGCGCGACCGTGACGCTGCGGGCGCCGCCGGCGGCGAGGGCGGCGGCGAGGCGCGGCGTCACGCAGTCCGCCTTGAGCGACGACGGCGACAGGCGCCCGTCGCGCGCCGCCGCGAGCTCGGCGAGGCGGTCGACGCCGGGCACGCTCGCCATCTCGGCGCCGACCAGCCCGACGGTGCGGCGCGCGTCGAGCCCGGCGGCGACCTCGGCGGCCAGGTGTTCCGGATCGCGGCTGCGGATCGGCCGGTACATGTAGCCGGCGGCGCAGAAACGGCAGCCCCACTGGCAGCCGCGGCTGGCTTCGACCAGCACCATGTCGCCGAACACCGCCTCGTCACTGAGCACCCGCGTGGTCGTGGCGAAGCGGTTGAGATCCCAGATCAGGCGCCGCTGCACGCGCCCCGGCCCGGGGCCGTCGTGCTCGAGCGCGACGAGGGCCTCGCCGTCGTGGCGCGGCGCGAAGTGCGCCGGGACGTAGGCGCCGGCCACGCGCTCCGCGATCGCGGCCAGCAGGGCGCCGCGGTCGGCGGCGTCGCTGCCGCTCCAGGTGGCGACGAACTCGGGCACCATCTCCTCGCCCTCGCCGACCAGGAAGCAGTCGACGAAGTCGGCGATCGGCTCGGGGTTGAGGAAGATCGCCGGTCCGCCGGCGATCACCAGCGGATGCTCGGGGCCGCGCGCGTCGCGCCGCGGCGGCAGGCCGGCGAGCTCGAGCATGCGGATCAGATTGAGATAGTCGGTCTCGAACGCGATCGAGAAGGCCAGGAGGTCGCAGTCGGCGACGCGCCGCCCGCTCTCCAGGGTGCGCAGTGCGCCGCGCCCGACCACTTCGTCCTCGTCGGGGAGGAAGGCGCGCTCGCAGACGACACCCGCGGCGCGATCGAACAGCTCGTAGACCACCTGGAAGCCGAGGTTGCCCATCGCCACCGGATAGCGGTTGGCATAGGCGAGGCAGACGCGCCGGGGCGCGTCCTGTTTCTTGGCGAAGCGCGTCTCCTCGGCGGCGCGGCGCTGCCGGGCACGCGCGTCGGAGAGGGCGAGCTGCGACACGCGGAGCGAGGCTACCGGGGCCCGGCGACCGTCACAAGGGGGTGCGGCCGGCGCGCAGCGGGGCGCGCGGGGTGCGGCGCTCCACCGGCGGCGCTCATGTGCCCAGTCCGGCGCGCAACGTGGCGAGGGCGTTCACGTGGCGGTGGTACTCCGTTGTATCGCGGTACCGCGCGCCATGGATCAGGCGGGTCGCGCCGGCGGCGGCGTAGGCCTCGAGCACGGCGCGGGCCGCCGGCGGATCGTCGACGGGGAGCCGCGTCAGCACCGCGACCTGCGGCTCGGGCTTGCCGGCCTCGGCCATCAGGCGGCGGAGCGCGGCGACGTGCGGGCCCAGCTCGTCCGGCGGCATCCCCATGGGCATCCAGCCATCGCCGTAGCGGGCGGCGCGGCGCAGCGCGTGCGGCGGCGCGCCACCGACGAGGATCGGCGGCCGCGCCGGCCGCGGCCGGAAGAGGAAGCGTTGGCCGTTGAGCTCGACCTCGTCGGCGGCGAAGCAGCGAGCGAGGATCGCCAGCGTCTCGTCCGCGATGGCGCCGCGGCGGCGCCGATCGACGCCGACGGCGCGGAACTCCGGCGCCATCCAGCCGACGCCGGCCCCGAACAGCAGGCGGCCATCGGAGAGCTCCTGGATCGTCGCCAGCCACTTCGCGGTCGGGAGCGGAGGGCGATACGGCAGCACCAGCACGCCGACGCCGAGTCCGATGCGCGTCGTCGCCGCCGCGAGGAAGGCCAGGGTCGCCAGCGGATCGAGATAGCGGCCGTTCGAGCCCTCGGCGTCGTCCGGCGGAATGGCGATGTGATCGGCGACCCACAGCGCGTCCACGCCGGCATCCTCCGCCAGCCGAGCGCAGTGGCGGATCATCTCGGCCGTGGATTCCGGCCCCATGTTGCGCACGGTGATGTCGAGCTGCATGCGATTGCTCCTGTGGCGCCGACGGGCGCCTGTTGTCGTCGTCGACGTCAGAACGCGGGACGCGACGCCGGACAGCCGTCGAGGGCGCTGCGCAGCGCGGCTACCAGGTCCTCGATGGTCACCGCGCCGTCGCCACCGCGGTCGAGCGCGGGGCAGGTCGCCAGCGGCGAGGAGCCGAGGGCGATCGCGATGCCGTGAATCAGCTCGTCGATGCTGACCACCCCGTCGCCGCTGCAATCGCCGACGCACGTGCCTGGAGTGGCGGACGGCGCAGCGCTCGCGGTGTCGCCTGGGGTCGGCGCGGGAGTGTCGGTCGGCGCGGCCGCGGCGGTCGGCGGCGGCGAACCGGTGGTGGTGGCGGTCGGCGTCGCCGTGACGGTCGCGGTGGAGGACGGCGTCGCGTGCCCGGTCGACATCGCGCTCGGCGTTGCCGTCGGCGTCGGCGTCGCACCACTGGCGGCGCTGACCTCGATCACCAGCGGCTCCGAGCTGCTGGAGCGAAAGAAGAAGGTGGGACCGCCGAAGCAGAAGTGGGAGGTCTCGTAGTGGATCGACGCCTGCAGGGTGGCGCGTCCGGCCTGCAGTGCCGTCAGGCGGTAGCGGGCGTGCCCCGCGTAGGGATAGGCGTGCTCGAGCAGCTCGGCCGCGAAGACGGGCGCCGCGCCGGAGAGCGAATACATCGGCAGCCCGGCCAGACCGCCGTTGGGGCGGCCGACCTCGAGATCGAGATCGACCACGTCGCCGACCGCCGGCGCCGGCGGATCGGCCGCGAGGCGCAGATCGAGCCGCGCGCCGCTGCTGTCGCACGGCGTGCGCGTCGCCGTCGGCGTCGCCGTCAGCGCGCCCGCCGGCGCGGACGCGGTCATCACCGCCACCAGCATCGCGACAAGCGACCGCGTCGAGGCTCCGGCGGCGCCTGTTGGACGCGAGGCGCCGTCCGCCGCGCCGGTCGTGACCGGTGGCGCGGCACGCGATGTCCGCGGATCAGGCGAAGGCACGGGATCTTCCCATCGCACGGCGCTGCCGCCCGTTATTGGCAAAGGCGGCAGCGCTGGCGCAATTGGGGAAACCCCGCGGTGCGGGCGCGGCGACGGAGAAGCCCGCGGCGTCGGAGCCCGATACGCTCGCGGCTCACGCGGCGTCGATCTCCACCAATTCGACGACGTTGCGATCCGGGTCGCGGATGGCGACGGTGGTGCGCGCGCCGACCTTCAGCGGCCCCTCGGCGATCGGGATGCGGTGCTCGCGCAGCCGCTTCACCGCGTCGCCGACCGATGCGACGCGAAACGCCAAGCGCGTGTAGCCCGGATACCGCGCCGCGGCATCCATGAGGATGTTCTTGCCGTCGTTGCTGTCGTCGGCGTCGGCGATCAGCGCCAGCTCGATACCCGCGGCGTTGCGCAGCAGCGCGACGCGGCGCGCCTCGTCGCACGCCGTCGGTTCGAACCCGAGCTGGCGATAGAACGCCAGCGCGGCGGCGAGATCCGCGACGCGCAACGCGACGTGATGGACCGCCAGCAGATCGATGCTCGCCATGGCGGCGTTGCCTACCACGCAGCCGGGCGCTGGTCGACGCGGCCGCGCCCTCGACGAGCGTCAGCGGCGGCCCCCGCTCCTCGCCCAGGCGCGTATGGCCCGAAGCTCGCGATCCTCGATGCCCAGCTCGCGCAGGAATTGGTGATGCGCTCTCGGCGCCCGCAGCTCGAACTCCGCGTGCCAGCGCCGCATACCCGCCTCGTCGAGCCCGGCGCCGCGCAGCATGGCGACCCAGCCGGCGCGATCGACCGAGGTCGCGCGGCGGCGGCTCGACAGGCGGTGCACCATGCCGGCCAACAGGCGCTGCTGTGCGCGGAGGCGCACGATCTCCTCGTCGATCTCCTGCAGGCGGCGCTCCAGGATGCGCGCCGGAGGCGTTCGCGCCGGCCGCAACAGCAGGCGGATGTCGCTGACCGAGAATCCCGCCTCGCGGTAGCGGCGGATGCGTTCCAGGCGGTCCCGATCGCGCTCGCCGTAGGCGCGGTATCCGGAGGGCGTGCGCGCCGCCGGCGACAACAACCCGATACGGTCGTAGTACAGCAGGGTGCTGCGCGACAGTCCGAACGACCGCGCCAACTGCGAGATGCGATATGCGCCCACTCAGGCGCCCGCGCCGCCGCGACTGTCGCGACGCACGCGCTGGATGTTCTCGGGGGCGAGTCCGAGCCACTCCAGAAAGTGCTGATGGCCGTCCGGATGTCGGGCCTCGAAGATGGCGTGCCAGCGCTTCATGTCGGCTTCGGAAAGACCGACCTCGCGCAACATCGCGCACCAGTCATCGACCCCGACCGCGTTGTGCTGTTCCATGATCTCCTCCGTCTGGGTGCCCGCCATTGGGCACGGCGCCGACCGTAGACTGTGCACCAGTAGACGGGTCAAGCGCAGGCTCCCGCGACGTGCGGCAGCCGAGTGGAGACCGACGGCCGGCGTCAACAGCGCGGCCGGGCATCAGCGGCGCGCCCGACTCCCGAAGCGCAGGAGGGAGGAGACGCCCCCGTGTGAGCGGGCGTCTCCCTTCGTTTGGAGGGCTTGTCTGAAATCGTCGAGCGCCGGAGCGGCGCTCACTTGGCGCGGCGCAGGAACGCCGGCGATTCGTAATCGTGCTCGGTGTCCTCGTCGCCGAGGGGATCGATGGTGAACTCGGACGGCGCGTCGGGAACGGTGGCGTCGTCCTCGCAGGCCTGGATGTGCGGCTCGCCGCCCTCGTCGACGACGCGGCCGACGCGGCGCACCGGGCGGTCCAGCGCGCCGACGCGGCGGATCGACTCCGGCCCGAAGGCGCGGCCCGCGACCTGCGCCACCGGACGGCTGCCGGCGATGCTGACCACCGGCGCCGGCGTCGTCGCCGCGGCCGGTTCGGGGAGCGGCGCGGCCACCGCCGCCTCGAGGCCGAAGCCGGTGGCGATGACGGTGATGCGCAGCTCGTCGCCCATGCTCTCGTCGATCACCGCGCCGAAGATGATGTTGGCGTCCTCGTGCGCCTCTTCCTGGATGAGCGAGGAGGCGTCGTTGATCTCGTGCAGCGCGAGGTCGGCGCTGCCGGTGATGTTGATCAGCACGCCGCGGGCGCCGCGGATGCTCATGTCCTCGAGCAGCGGGCTGGAGATGGCGCGCTGCGCCGCCTCGACCGCGCGGCCCTCGCCGCGGGCGACGCCGCAGCCCATGATCGCCATGCCCATCTCCGACATGATCGTGCGCACGTCGGCGAAGTCGAGGTTGATCAGGCCGTGCACGGTGACCAGGTCGGAGATGCCGCGCACCGCCTGCAGCAGCACGTCGTCGGCGCTGCGGAAGGCGTCGAGCAGCGAGGTCTGCCGCGCCACGGTCGCCAGCAGGCGCTCGTTGGGGATGACGATCAGGGTGTCGACCGACTCCTGCAGCAGCTTGATGCCGTCCTCGGCCTGCGCGGCGCGGCGCTTGCCCTCGAAGCCGAACGGCTTGGTGACGACGCCCACCGAGAGCGCGCCGAGCTCGCGGGCGATGCGCCCGACCACCGGCGCGCCGCCGGTGCCGGTGCCGCCGCCCATGCCGGCGGTGATGAACACCATGTCGGCGCCGGCGAGCTGCTCGCGGATCGCGTCGGCGTGCTCCTCCGCGGCGGCGCGTCCGACGTCGGGCCGGGCGCCGGCGCCGAGCCCCTTGCCGAGCTGGATCTTCACCGGCGCGAGGTTGTTGGTGAGCGCCTGGGCGTCGGTGTTGCCGACGATGAACTCGACCCCGCGCAGACCGGACGCGATCATGGTGTTGACCGCGTTGCCGCCGCCGCCGCCCATGCCGATGACCT
The genomic region above belongs to bacterium and contains:
- a CDS encoding radical SAM protein — translated: MSQLALSDARARQRRAAEETRFAKKQDAPRRVCLAYANRYPVAMGNLGFQVVYELFDRAAGVVCERAFLPDEDEVVGRGALRTLESGRRVADCDLLAFSIAFETDYLNLIRMLELAGLPPRRDARGPEHPLVIAGGPAIFLNPEPIADFVDCFLVGEGEEMVPEFVATWSGSDAADRGALLAAIAERVAGAYVPAHFAPRHDGEALVALEHDGPGPGRVQRRLIWDLNRFATTTRVLSDEAVFGDMVLVEASRGCQWGCRFCAAGYMYRPIRSRDPEHLAAEVAAGLDARRTVGLVGAEMASVPGVDRLAELAAARDGRLSPSSLKADCVTPRLAAALAAGGARSVTVAPEAGSERMRRVINKNLSEADILRAADLMAGEGVQQLKLYFMIGLPTESEDDVLAIAGLAERIRARLTDGARRRRVGSVTISLNAFVPKPWTPFQWDPMESIASLRGKGQRLRQAARRIPNLTLDIESPRAAYLQTILSRGDRRVARFLEATHAADGDWWRVIRAWQRDGLDGAPHPDAYVHRAYGEDELLPWDFIDHRIAKSYLWVERRKAFAARQTAPCDTSTCRSCAAC
- a CDS encoding TIGR03619 family F420-dependent LLM class oxidoreductase, with protein sequence MQLDITVRNMGPESTAEMIRHCARLAEDAGVDALWVADHIAIPPDDAEGSNGRYLDPLATLAFLAAATTRIGLGVGVLVLPYRPPLPTAKWLATIQELSDGRLLFGAGVGWMAPEFRAVGVDRRRRGAIADETLAILARCFAADEVELNGQRFLFRPRPARPPILVGGAPPHALRRAARYGDGWMPMGMPPDELGPHVAALRRLMAEAGKPEPQVAVLTRLPVDDPPAARAVLEAYAAAGATRLIHGARYRDTTEYHRHVNALATLRAGLGT
- a CDS encoding VOC family protein encodes the protein MASIDLLAVHHVALRVADLAAALAFYRQLGFEPTACDEARRVALLRNAAGIELALIADADDSNDGKNILMDAAARYPGYTRLAFRVASVGDAVKRLREHRIPIAEGPLKVGARTTVAIRDPDRNVVELVEIDAA
- a CDS encoding MerR family transcriptional regulator, with the translated sequence MGAYRISQLARSFGLSRSTLLYYDRIGLLSPAARTPSGYRAYGERDRDRLERIRRYREAGFSVSDIRLLLRPARTPPARILERRLQEIDEEIVRLRAQQRLLAGMVHRLSSRRRATSVDRAGWVAMLRGAGLDEAGMRRWHAEFELRAPRAHHQFLRELGIEDRELRAIRAWARSGGRR
- the ftsZ gene encoding cell division protein FtsZ → MIELVGSEGPGACIKVIGMGGGGGNAVNTMIASGLRGVEFIVGNTDAQALTNNLAPVKIQLGKGLGAGARPDVGRAAAEEHADAIREQLAGADMVFITAGMGGGTGTGGAPVVGRIARELGALSVGVVTKPFGFEGKRRAAQAEDGIKLLQESVDTLIVIPNERLLATVARQTSLLDAFRSADDVLLQAVRGISDLVTVHGLINLDFADVRTIMSEMGMAIMGCGVARGEGRAVEAAQRAISSPLLEDMSIRGARGVLINITGSADLALHEINDASSLIQEEAHEDANIIFGAVIDESMGDELRITVIATGFGLEAAVAAPLPEPAAATTPAPVVSIAGSRPVAQVAGRAFGPESIRRVGALDRPVRRVGRVVDEGGEPHIQACEDDATVPDAPSEFTIDPLGDEDTEHDYESPAFLRRAK